From one Butyricimonas faecihominis genomic stretch:
- a CDS encoding PKD-like family lipoprotein: protein MRMIYKIFLIGLLGIFLFESCYDDKGNYSYRAINEITVKHDFFGDTVLRMYSFVDTLRVFPEISTTVNHDPDNYEYEWVAVGGDPTIGGQYTLGKEKDLVYPITLPSQSYSVYFKIQDKSTGLTTISSLSLQLSTLFSRGWLVLGEGDDGRTQLDMVSTGGEDTTLLKNILQEVDLQEWGKPTCIFVPPYRPAAALNYIHVGTDKGTYRLSTSTLLPIEGAHLKWSFYDVSAAGECVMTEAVQIMGYYRAALVDGNLYYTELGGQQACFFGSPSNHYKGNYDLFPVGDKIGYSVKERGYATVLYNKRDGRFVYQESGYGTPVGYCADMSDRVGDPFSWKPEYEYVTTLNCHKGSGSTYTILRDGSDFYLYSYRISYSFGIIKQLMVKMDNVIDLDKAEFFGTSNMLSVIYYTMGNKLYGYDFARRKCELLKTFDGYEITLFLSDILVETSKDYFYIALYNPAKPASTGGEIRKYAIVDDVDDIVIKEEKGSKWEGLCKVKSIAYKPR from the coding sequence ATGAGAATGATATATAAGATTTTTCTGATCGGATTACTGGGAATTTTTCTGTTTGAAAGTTGCTATGATGACAAGGGAAATTATTCCTATCGTGCGATTAACGAGATCACCGTGAAACATGACTTTTTTGGAGACACGGTGTTACGTATGTATTCTTTCGTGGATACGTTGCGAGTTTTTCCTGAAATTTCAACAACCGTTAACCATGATCCCGATAATTATGAGTATGAATGGGTGGCCGTGGGCGGCGATCCGACGATCGGGGGACAATATACGCTGGGAAAAGAGAAGGATTTGGTTTATCCGATTACTTTGCCTTCCCAGAGCTATAGTGTTTATTTTAAAATTCAGGATAAGTCCACGGGATTAACCACGATTTCAAGTTTAAGTTTGCAATTGTCAACCTTGTTTTCGCGAGGATGGCTTGTGCTGGGGGAAGGAGATGACGGGCGAACCCAGCTTGATATGGTATCAACGGGAGGAGAGGACACGACTTTGTTGAAAAATATTTTACAAGAGGTTGATTTGCAGGAATGGGGTAAGCCGACTTGCATTTTTGTTCCTCCCTATCGCCCTGCCGCTGCATTGAATTATATTCATGTCGGGACGGATAAAGGTACTTACAGGCTTAGTACTTCAACCCTGTTGCCCATTGAGGGGGCACATTTGAAATGGTCTTTTTATGATGTATCGGCTGCCGGAGAGTGCGTGATGACCGAGGCTGTACAGATTATGGGATATTACCGTGCTGCCCTTGTGGATGGTAATTTGTATTATACGGAATTGGGTGGCCAACAGGCTTGTTTCTTTGGATCCCCAAGTAATCATTACAAGGGTAATTATGATCTCTTCCCGGTGGGGGATAAAATCGGATATAGCGTGAAAGAACGGGGATATGCTACCGTGTTGTATAATAAGCGGGATGGGCGTTTCGTGTATCAAGAAAGTGGTTACGGTACTCCTGTTGGCTACTGTGCGGATATGTCTGATCGGGTGGGGGATCCTTTCTCTTGGAAACCGGAATACGAGTACGTGACAACACTGAATTGTCATAAAGGTTCGGGTTCGACTTACACGATATTAAGGGATGGAAGTGATTTTTATTTGTATAGTTACCGGATTTCCTATAGTTTCGGTATAATAAAACAATTAATGGTAAAAATGGATAACGTGATCGACTTGGATAAGGCGGAGTTTTTCGGGACAAGTAATATGTTATCCGTGATTTACTATACCATGGGGAATAAACTGTATGGTTACGATTTCGCGAGGAGGAAGTGTGAACTGTTGAAAACGTTTGATGGTTACGAGATTACCTTGTTTTTATCGGACATCTTGGTAGAGACTTCAAAGGATTATTTCTATATAGCGTTGTATAATCCGGCGAAACCGGCATCGACTGGCGGTGAGATCAGGAAATATGCGATTGTGGATGATGTGGATGATATTGTGATCAAGGAGGAGAAAGGCTCGAAGTGGGAGGGGTTGTGCAAGGTGAAGAGTATTGCGTATAAACCTAGATGA